In a single window of the Drosophila albomicans strain 15112-1751.03 chromosome 3, ASM965048v2, whole genome shotgun sequence genome:
- the LOC117568275 gene encoding uncharacterized protein LOC117568275 → MYSAKQLSLLALVLAQLLAVIQGGVNDNTDNWVVADKTKNFPENAVLGGFDSTGYNLYVGRTTSGTSILPVRVIAETRVATFNSDTAVSTATTYDLLVSNATLSYNWVRSFDGYRESNAVSVGTNSTNDQVFICRARGNSAQIIGTLFPAQKKCLIRYGTLAMNSYDKYEILVREHKPLNWIPY, encoded by the coding sequence ATGTACTCTGCCAAGCAACTCTCGCTCCTCGCCCTCGTGCTCGCCCAGCTTCTGGCTGTCATCCAGGGTGGCGTCAACGACAATACGGATAACTGGGTGGTTGCCGACAAGACGAAGAACTTCCCGGAGAACGCAGTTCTCGGTGGATTCGATTCTACTGGTTACAATCTCTACGTTGGCCGCACTACTTCCGGAACTTCGATCCTGCCTGTTCGCGTCATAGCCGAAACCAGAGTTGCCACCTTCAACTCAGATACTGCGGTCAGCACTGCAACCACCTACGACTTGCTGGTGTCCAATGCAACCCTGAGCTATAACTGGGTGCGCAGCTTCGATGGCTACAGGGAGAGCAATGCCGTCTCCGTCGGCACTAACTCCACCAACGATCAGGTCTTCATTTGCCGCGCCAGAGGCAACAGCGCTCAGATTATCGGCACCCTCTTCCCGGCTCAAAAGAAGTGCCTGATCCGCTATGGAACTCTGGCAATGAATAGTTACGACAAATACGAGATTTTGGTTCGTGAGCACAAGCCCCTCAACTGGATTCCCTATTAA
- the LOC117569036 gene encoding uncharacterized protein LOC117569036, translating into MYKIACFLLVALFGVVLCVPSQYDFNQKWVTGNLSYPLPSNPLVGGLDPYGYKIYVGRVNFTATVVPVNVVAETGIASGNTNNVPFQARDYHLLTTKDDLDYQWIRSYDGHLEDYAVTVGTSSWNEMVYICRAKSDGGIIIGSLFLTTKRCLLTAFGYEYIHAVEKYEVLVAVPKNETSY; encoded by the exons ATGTACAAGATTGCCTGTTTCTTGCTCGTCGCCCTCTTCGGAGTGGTTCTCTGTGTTCCCTCTCAATACG ATTTTAACCAAAAGTGGGTGACTGGAAATCTGTCATATCCGCTTCCTAGTAATCCTCTCGTGGGTGGACTCGATCCTTATGGCTACAAGATCTATGTGGGTCGTGTTAACTTCACTGCCACAGTTGTGCCAGTGAATGTGGTGGCTGAGACAGGCATTGCGAGTGGCAACACCAACAATGTTCCCTTCCAAGCAAGGGACTATCATCTGTTGACCACCAAAGATGACCTGGACTATCAATGGATTCGCAGTTATGATGGACATCTCGAAGATTATGCAGTTACTGTGGGAACTTCTTCGTGGAACGAAATGGTTTATATTTGCCGTGCCAAGTCGGATGGAGGAATCATCATTGGATCTTTGTTCTTAACCACAAAGAGATGTCTGCTTACAGCTTTTGGATACGAGTATATtcatgctgtcgaaaaatacGAAGTTTTGGTGGCTGTTCCCAAAAATGAAACCTCTTATTAG
- the LOC117568975 gene encoding uncharacterized protein LOC117568975, with translation MYSAKQISLLALVLAQLLGVINCGVYDYTDTWVLSDKTKNFPDNAVLGGFDPNGYDNFVGRVVYSSSILPARIVAETGSASYNTESLANTATSYELLVANDTMSYHWVHSYDGYREKNAVSVGTSYTNERVYVCRCRTDGALFIGTLYPAQRTCIVRYGNLPLRQLEKYEVLVRKSKLAKWQPLLV, from the coding sequence ATGTATTCTGCCAAGCAAATCTCACTTCTGGCGCTCGTCCTGGCCCAGCTCCTGGGTGTCATCAATTGTGGCGTCTATGACTACACAGATACTTGGGTTCTCTCCGACAAGACCAAGAACTTCCCGGATAACGCTGTTCTTGGTGGATTCGATCCCAATGGATACGACAACTTCGTGGGACGCGTTGTCTACAGTTCCTCAATTTTGCCCGCTCGCATTGTGGCCGAGACTGGAAGTGCATCCTACAACACTGAGAGTTTAGCAAACACTGCAACTTCATACGAATTGTTAGTGGCCAATGACACCATGAGCTATCACTGGGTACATAGCTACGATGGCTACAGGGAGAAGAATGCCGTCTCAGTGGGAACGAGCTACACCAACGAACGTGTCTACGTTTGTCGCTGCCGAACTGATGGAGCTCTCTTCATTGGAACTCTTTATCCCGCACAAAGAACTTGCATTGTTCGCTATGGAAATCTTCCTTTGAGACAGTTGGAAAAATATGAAGTGCTGGTACGCAAAAGCAAACTAGCCAAGTGGCAGCCACTtcttgtttaa